The Candidatus Hydrogenedentota bacterium DNA window TCGAATGTCTGGCGCTGAGCGTTCCCGACGAGGTCGTGGTGGACGTTTCGGGTCTTCATGTGAACGATTCCCTCCACGTTTCCGATTTGCAAGTACCGCCGGACGTCGAAATCATCTCGGATCCCGAGCGCCCGGTCGTGGCGGTTCATCCGCCGCGGGTCGTGAAGGAAACGGCCGAGGCCGGTGAAGCCGCCGAGGGCGAAGCGGCCTCGCCCGAAGTGATCACCGAACGGAAAGAAAAAGAAGAGAAGGACGCCAAGGACGCCAAGGAGTCCAAGGAAAGCAAGAAGAAATAAGTCGGCCAAGGCAGCCGGCGCCCTGACGATGAACCATCGCCGGGCAGACGCATTGGCGACAAATGGAGCCCCATGCAGCGTGAAAATGGTTGTCGGACTCGGAAATCCGGGCGCGGAATATCGTTTTACGCGGCACAATGTGGGCTTTCGGGTAGTGGATGAACTGGCCCGGCGCCGGGCGGTGTCCTTTGATAGTGAAAAATACGGCGGATTGATTGCGCGCATTGCGCTACACGGCGGTCCGGTCCTGTTGGTAAAGCCGTTGACATTCATGAACCTCAGTGGCCAATGTGTGGCGCGGGCCGTTCGGTACACGAACAGCGATCCCGCGGAGGTGCTGGTGGTGACAGACGATGTGAATCTCCCGCTGGGCAAGTTAAGATTTCGCGCGGAGGGCCGCGATGGCGGCCACAATGGATTGAAATCCATCATTCAGGCGCTGGGCACCACGGCATTTCCCCGGTTGCGCTTGGGTGTCGGACGTAGCGAATCCGCCGAACTAACCGGGCATGTGTTGGGTACGTTTGCGCCGGATGAGCGGGAGACATGCGAGGCCATGCTGGCACGGGCCGCCGACGGCGTGGAGGTTTGCCTGGAATCGGGCCTCGCAAGGGCGATGGCGTTGTATAATTGAAGAAATGAAGGATCCATGAAACATACCATCAGCGTATTGGTCGAGAATCATTTTGGCGTGCTGGCGCGTGTATCGGCCCTGTTCAGCGCGCGCGGCTACAATATTGACAGCCTTTGCGTGGGTGAGACCGAACGGCCCGACGTCTCGCGCATGACGGTCGTGGTTCGGGGCGACGACCGCGTACTGGAACAAATCATCAAACAGTTGAACAAACTGGTGGACACCATCGAAGTACGCGAC harbors:
- the pth gene encoding aminoacyl-tRNA hydrolase; translation: MVVGLGNPGAEYRFTRHNVGFRVVDELARRRAVSFDSEKYGGLIARIALHGGPVLLVKPLTFMNLSGQCVARAVRYTNSDPAEVLVVTDDVNLPLGKLRFRAEGRDGGHNGLKSIIQALGTTAFPRLRLGVGRSESAELTGHVLGTFAPDERETCEAMLARAADGVEVCLESGLARAMALYN